From the Meleagris gallopavo isolate NT-WF06-2002-E0010 breed Aviagen turkey brand Nicholas breeding stock chromosome 19, Turkey_5.1, whole genome shotgun sequence genome, one window contains:
- the WDR31 gene encoding WD repeat-containing protein 31, protein MGKLQSKISLHTATYRADGSMGRPGRGGVVELHSPAHSDAVTCVAAVRPELCVSGGKDKSVAVCNWRSGAVLGRFVSHEHEVTKVTCTHDSNRVFSASRDRTVMMWELHGTSGPRQCFPGHELVVTGLAVSPDASRLCTGSRDNTVRKWDVETGECLCRAALSRNLVTHLCWVPGEPYVIQTSEDKTIRMWDSRELQVAHTFPGKQHIQTSCDVSQDGRYCVSSSSGFAGEGCEATLWDLRQTRSRVCEYRGHLQTTASCVFLPRGPALTPSIATSSYDSKVKVWDRDTAACLATACLEGAGPLASLAACDSSTLLCASFRSGIHVLQLRHREELELEKVAVF, encoded by the exons ATGGGGAAACTGCAGAGTAAGATCAGCTTGCACACGGCCACGTACAG GGCTGATGGCTCCATGGGAAGGCCAGGACGTGGTGGGGTGGTggagctgcacagccctgcacacagcgATGCAGTCACCTGCGTGGCTGCTGTCAGACCAGAGCTCTGCGTGTCAGGAGGAAAGGATAAG AGTGTGGCTGTCTGTAACTGGAGgtctggagctgtgctggggcgCTTCGTCAGCCATGAGCACGAGGTCACCAAG GTCACCTGCACCCACGATTCCAACAGAGTCTTCAGTGCATCCCGGGACAGAACAGTAATGATGTGGGAGCTCCATGGGACCTCGGGGCCAAGGCAGTGCTTCCCAGGACATGAGCTGGTGGTTACCGGACTGGCTGTGAGCCCAG ATGCATCTCGGCTGTGCACAGGTTCACGAGACAACACCGTTCGCAAATGGGACGTGGAGACCGGAGAGtgtctgtgcagagctgctctctccAGGAACCTG GTGACACACCTGTGCTGGGTCCCTGGGGAGCCCTACGTCATCCAGACATCAGAGGATAAAACCATCAG GATGTGGGACAGCCGGGAGCTGCAGGTGGCACACACGTTCCCAGGCAAGCAGCACATCCAGACGAGCTGTGATGTGAGCCAGGACGGGCGATActgtgtcagcagcagcagcggaTTTGCTGGGGAGGGCTGCGAAGCAACG CTGTGGGACCTACGGCAGACCAGGAGCCGAGTGTGTGAATACAGAGGGCATCTGCAGACCACAGCCTCATGTGTGTTCCTCCCACGGGGTCCTGCTCTCACCCCCAGCATTGCCACATCCTCATACGACAGCAAAGTGAAAGTCTGGGACCGGGACACTGCAG cCTGCCTGGCCACTGCATGCCTCGAGGGAGCCGGACCGCTGGCCTCGCTGGCTGCCTGCGACAGCTCCACGCTGCTCTGCGCCAGCTTTCGCTCAGGGATCCACGTGCTGCAGCTGAGGCACCgtgaggagctggagctggagaaggTGGCAGTATTTTGA
- the PRPF4 gene encoding U4/U6 small nuclear ribonucleoprotein Prp4: MASVRAPVARGGARPAPVRAPAPPEPAKSKPSEEGDAPPAKRAPIFYGSLEEKERERLAKGESGLLGKEGMKAALEAGNINISSGEVFDLEDHMSERQAEVLAEFERRKRARQINVSTDDSEVKACLRALGEPITLFGEGPAERRERLRNILSVVGTDALKKTRKDDDRSKKSKEEYQQTWYHEGPRSLKTARLWLANYSLPRAVKRLEEARLLKEIPEATRTSQRQELHKSLRSLNNFCSQIGDDRPLSYCHFSPNSKLLATACWSGLCKLWSVPDCNLVHTLRGHSTNVGAIVFHPKATVSLDKKDVNLASCAADGSVKLWSLESDEPVADIEGHSMRVARVMWHPSGRFLGTTCYDHSWRLWDLEAQEEILHQEGHSKGVYDIAFHTDGSLAGTGGLDAFGRVWDLRTGRCIMFLEGHLKEIYGLNFSPNGYHVATGSGDNTCKVWDLRQRKCIYTIPAHQNLVTGVKFEPNHGNFLLTGAYDNTAKIWTHPGWSPLKTLAGHEGKVMGLDISLDGQLIATCSYDRTFKLWTAE, from the exons ATGGCTTCCGTACGGGCACCGGTGGCGCGCGGCGGGGCTCGACCAGCCCCTGTGAGGGCCCCCGCGCCGCCTGAG CCCGCCAAGAGCAAACCATCAGAGGAGGGCGACGCTCCCCCTGCCAAGAGAGCACCCATCTTCTATGGCAGCCTGGAGGAGAAGGAGCGGGAGCGGCTGGCAAAGGGAGAGTCCgggctgctggggaaggaggggaTGAAGGCCGCCCTCGAGGCCGGCAACATCAACATCAGCAGTG GTGAGGTCTTTGATTTGGAGGATCACATGAGCGAGCGGCAGGCGGAAGTCTTGGCTGAGTTTGAGCGCAGGAAGCGAGCCCGGCAAATCAACGTCTCCACGGATGACTCTGAAGTGAAAGCCTGCCTGCGAGCCCTCGGGGAGCCCATAACGCTCTTTGGAGAAGGTCCTGcggagaggagggagag attaaGAAATATCCTCTCAGTGGTCGGCAcagatgcattaaaaaagacCAGGAAAGATGATGACAGATCTAAAAAGTCTAAAGAAGAG TATCAGCAAACGTGGTACCATGAAGGACCACGTAGTCTGAAAACAGCAAGGCTGTGGCTTGCTAACTATTCACTTCCCAG GGCAGTGAAGCGTCTAGAAGAAGCCCGGCTGCTCAAAGAGATTCCAGAGGCAACCAGGACATCACAGAGGCAAGAACTACACAAATCCCTACGA TCCTTGAATAACTTCTGCAGTCAGATTGGGGATGATCGCCCGCTGTCCTACTGCCACTTCAGCCCCAATTCCAAACTCTTGGCTACTGCCTGTTG GAGTGGACTGTGCAAGCTGTGGTCTGTGCCTGACTGCAACCTTGTTCACACCTTACGAG gaCATAGCACCAATGTAGGAGCAATAGTCTTCCATCCCAAAGCCACCGTCTCCCTCGACAAGAAGGACGTTAACTTGGCCTCGTGTGCAGCTGATGGTTCTGTCAAACTGTGGAGCCTTGAAAG tgatgAGCCAGTGGCAGATATTGAAGGACACAGCATGAGAGTGGCACGTGTGATGTGGCACCCCTCTGGGAGGTTCCTGGGCACTACTTG ttaTGATCACTCATGGCGCCTGTGGGACTTGGAAGCCCAGGAAGAGATCCTTCATCAGGAAGGGCACAGCAAAGGGGTCTATGACATCGCCTTTCACACGGATGGGTCTCTTGCTGGGACTGG TGGACTGGATGCTTTTGGCCGGGTGTGGGATTTGCGCACTGGGCGTTGCATCATGTTTCTGGAAGGCCACCTGAAGGAGATCTATGGGCTTAACTTCTCCCCAAATGG ATACCACGTTGCAACTGGCAGTGGTGACAATACTTGCAAGGTGTGGGACCTCCGCCAGAGGAAGTGCATCTACACCATTCCTGCCCATCAGAACCTGGTGACTGGGGTGAAATTTGAAC CCAATCATGGTAACTTCCTGCTGACAGGCGCTTATGATAACACCGCAAAGATCTGGACTCACCCTGGCTGGTCCCCTCTGAAAACACTGGCTGGTCACGAGGGAAAGGTGATGGGACTGGATATCTCCCTCGATGGGCAACTGATAGCCACATGCTCCTATGACAGAACCTTCAAGTTGTGGACAGCAGAGTAG
- the HDHD3 gene encoding haloacid dehalogenase-like hydrolase domain-containing protein 3 has product MLRLRLLTWDVKDTLLRLRQPVGLSYAAEAQAHGVQVQPEALSQSFRAAYGAQSRRFPNYGRAEGLSSRQWWVDVVKETFRLTGVHEEAVLSLIAENLYRDYCSAHNWELLPEAGETLSWCRQHGLRMGVVSNFDNRLESILVQCNLRHHFHFVLTSEAVGVAKPDPKIFKAALRLGGVLPEQAAHIGDDYSRDYRAAREVGMHSFLLHTPGQSTQPEVPPAHILPTLSHLLAVIEKG; this is encoded by the coding sequence ATGCTCAGGCTGCGCCTTTTGACCTGGGACGTGAAGGACACGCTGCTGCGGCTCCGGCAGCCCGTGGGGCTGAGTTATGCGGCCGAGGCTCAGGCCCACGGCGTCCAGGTGCAGCCGGAGGCGCTCAGCCAATCCTTCCGTGCGGCCTACGGGGCCCAGAGCCGCCGCTTCCCCAACTACGGCCGGGCCGAGGGGCTGAGCTCCAGGCAGTGGTGGGTGGATGTCGTCAAGGAAACCTTCCGGCTCACGGGTGTGCACGAAGAGGCGGTGCTCTCACTGATAGCGGAAAACCTTTACCGGGACTACTGCAGTGCACACaactgggagctgctgccagaaGCCGGGGAGACCCTGAGCTGGTGCCGCCAGCACGGCCTCCGCATGGGTGTAGTCTCCAACTTTGATAACCGGCTGGAAAGCATCCTGGTGCAGTGCAACCTGCGGCACCACTTCCACTTTGTGCTCACCTCTGAGGCTGTGGGTGTTGCTAAGCCAGACCCGAAGATCTTCAAGGCAGCCCTACGCCTTGGTGGAGTACTGCCTGAGCAGGCGGCCCACATTGGAGATGACTACAGCAGGGATTACAGGGCGGCACGGGAAGTGGGCATGCACAGCTTCCTGCTCCACACCCCTGGGCAGAGCACACAGCCAGAGGTGCCGCCGGCACACATCCTGCCCACACTGAGCCACCTCCTGGCTGTCATCGAGAAGGGGTAG
- the BSPRY gene encoding B box and SPRY domain-containing protein codes for MVIPGSSEEGWHLGLRQSRRSLLRAANSARELVIQRLIFVGKVCENEEQRLLEEVHAEEERAQQSILTQQAHWTEALQKLSALRTYLVDMITNLDDQGLVNAEQEIFERTELAEGILEPQESAKLNFNQQRVQSPLLHRLWASAVLCCMAGSQEISIDEKTVSPHLSLSEDKKTLTFSPKKAKLDLDGPERFDHWPNALAAVPFHTGLHAWKVSVEKSCAYKLGVCYGSLPRKGPGNEARLGFNAASWVFSRYDKEFRFLHAGQPQPVELLRAPAEIGVLIDFAGGEVLFYDPDSCTILFSHREAFAAPLYPVFAVAHQSISLSQ; via the exons ATGGTGATTCCTGGCAGTTCAGAGGAGGGCTGGCATTTAGGACTCAGGCAGAGCAGGCGGTCGTTGCTCCG CGCCGCTAACAGCGCACGAGAGTTGGTCATCCAGAGGCTGATCTTCGTGGGGAAGGTGTGTGAGAACGAGGAGCAGCggctgctggaggaggtgcACGCCGAGGAGGAGCGGGCGCAGCAGAGCATCCTGACGCAGCAGGCACACTGGACGGAGGCACTGCAGAAGCTGTCTGCCCTCCGCACGTACCTGGTGGACATGATCACCAACCTGGATGACCAGGGCTTGGTG AATGCGGAACAAGAGATCTTCGAGAG GACAGAGTTGGCAGAGGGAATCTTAGAGCCGCAGGAGTCTGCCAAGTTAAACTTTAATCAGCAGCGTGTTCAGAGTCCGCTGCTGCACCGGCTGTGGGCCTCTGCGGTTCTCTGCTGCATGGCAG GCTCTCAGGAAATCAGCATAGACGAGAAAACCGTCAGCCCCCACCTAAGCCTGTCGGAAGACAAGAAAACCCTGACCTTCAGCcccaagaaagcaaagctggaCTTGGATGGCCCCGAGCGCTTTGACCACTGGCCCAACGCTTTGGCTGCTGTGCCTTTTCACACGGGGCTCCACGCATGGAAGGTCAGCGTGGAGAAGAGCTGTGCCTACAAGCTGGGGGTGTGCTACGGCTCGCTGCCACGGAAGGGGCCTGGCAACGAGGCCCGCCTGGGCTTCAACGCTGCCTCCTGGGTCTTCTCACGCTACGACAAGGAGTTCAGGTTCTTGCATGCCGGTCAGCCCCAGCCTGTggagctgctcagggccccGGCTGAGATCGGCGTGCTGATTGACTTTGCGGGAGGGGAGGTGCTTTTCTACGATCCCGATTCCTGTACCATCCTCTTCTCACACAGGGAGGCCTTTGCAGCACCACTCTACCCCGTCTTTGCGGTGGCACACCAGAGCATCTCGCTCAGCCAGTGA